AATCATAATTCGCTAAAAATGAAAGAAATCCTGCTACAAGAGCAGGATTTTCAAAATTATTTTCAATTATGGGTCTATTCTATGTCTTTTGTTGCTTGCTGCTCATCATCCAATGCGTTCAAAGATGCATTTTGCGCTTTAAGCTCATTTCGCATCGCGACCAATTGTTTATTCCGTTTGCGTCTGTAGGCCCAAATAGGTCCTCCAATGATGAGACCAATAACGATAACCGGGAAAGCTGCCGCCAGGAAAACGAGGATCCCTTGCATCACAGCAACCAGTACATTCAGACTGGAGTTCCACGCTTTTTGAATCCGCTCTTCTAACGTTGACTTATTGGGATCAGAGAGCAGCGGCTTATTGCCCGTTTGTTGATACATGCGAAGTTCAATAGTGGAAAAAGCAACATTTTGATCCAAATATCTCATTTGCCCTTTGATCTGTTCAATCGTCTCTTGCACCTTGGACAGTTCATTGGAAAACGCCAACAAATCATCTGTTTTCACAGCTTTCTCCATGAAACTAAGCAAGCGGGTTTCAACTAGCTGCTTTGCCTTCAGCCGGGAACTTAAATCGACGTATTGTTCCGTCACATCCTGACCTTGCACACTTCTCTGGAGGGAAGGACTCATTTTCTCCAAGCCGTCCAGCAAAGAGACAAAGCCATTCGCTGCTACTTTGATGGTATACGTGCCTCCACGTTCCCCTGTATTGGCATTCTCCGAGAATTGAAGGATATAAGCGCCGCTAAGTGCGACTAAGTCCCGAAGAGCTGTCTGAGACTTGCTATAATCCTCTACTGGCATAACCAAATTAGCCCGATAAATCAATTTGCGATTAAAACCTGCCGCTTCATCGCTGCCCGTGGCTGGCATCACCGTGATTGCCGAGGATTTACTACCTCCAGGTGCTGTATCCGCCGATGACTTCTCCCCTTCTTTTTGTGTGCTCGCAGCAGCTTGCGCCGCGGGGGCTCCCGCCGCCTTCGCATCCGATTGCTTCGTTACACTAAGCTGCATACTGTCGGCCATCGCATCGTTCTTCATTTCAGATGCTGAAGAAGATTTCGATGAATCTTTGGCGGAGCTGCAGCCTGCCAGCAGCGCAGCCAGCAGCACAGCTGTCGCTATCAGCACTGTCAATCCCTTGCCTACTCGACCACGCGTCACGGACTGCTTCAAATCCTTGCTTGCTTTACGCTTAAATACCCCCATACAAGCACCCCTTCGTTTCCAAATATAGGATATACCCCCTTTAAACGGGGATACCCTGCAAAAGGTTGCACACATCCCGTCAATTAAAAAACCTCCGGATCAGGAAGTTCAGCGTGTGGGGTGTCATCCAGTCAATGAACCATGAAGCCAGCCCTTGCCACTAACGAACTCCACGCCCTTTATTCGCTCAGAATCGCTCCTTCTGAAAATCTAGTGAACTCCAGATGCTCTATTTCAAGCAAATGATCACCATTTCGCCAATAAAATACTCGATAGCGCCAACCCTGTTCATTAAATCGCCATAGTAGCCATTTTCCGGTCTATAAGCATCATACAGTTCAGTTAGATGCCCTTGTGGAGACCGAAACCGCATAGCAAAGAAGCCTGTGGTGGACGTCAATAAATAAGGAGTGAGCTTCGCCTCCCCATTAAAAAAAGCCCTCCAGTCCACCAAAGTGGTCTGAAAGGCTTCAATTCAATCTTAATGCTCGGCCCAGCTGTCTAAATACATTTTTTGTTCTTCCGTCAAGAAATCGATGCTGGTTCCAAGCGACTCCAGCTTGAATCTCGCTACTTGCTCATCCAGAACATAAGGAACATTCACAACTGTTTTACCTAGTTTTTCATATTCATCGTTCACATATTTCAAAGACATCGCTTGAAGCGCAAATGTCATATCCATAATTTCCGCCGGGTGACCATCGCCAGCCGCAAGGTTGACAAGACGACCTTCCGCCAGAATGTAGACTTTGCGGCCATCTGTTAATTGATATTCTTCAATGTTGCGTCTAACTGTGCGTTTGGAAGAGGACATTGCCTCTAATTCTGGTTTGTTTACTTCAACGTCAAAGTGGCCGGCATTCGAAAGAATCGCGCCATCTTTCATTACTTTGTAGTGCTCCCCGCGAATGACATCACGGTTGCCCGTTACCGTTACGAAGAAATCGCCTAATTTAGCCGCTTCCAACATCGGCATAACGGCAAAGCCGTCCATGTAGGCTTCAACGCCTTTGATTGCGTCAATTTCGGTAACGATAACATTCGCGCCAAGACCTTTGGCCCGCATAGCAACACCTTTGCCGCACCAGCCGTAGCCGACAACAACAACCGTTTTACCCGCAACAACCAAGTTCGTTGTACGATTAATCCCGTCCCACACGGATTGACCCGTTCCATAACGGTTATCGAACAAGTATTTACAGAAAGCATCATTCACAGCTACCATCGGGAACTCGAGCTTGCCTTCTTTCTCCATCGCTTTCAAGCGAAGAATACCCGTCGTCGTTTCTTCCGCTCCACCGCGAACTTGAACAGCCAAATCTTTACGCTCGGAATGCAGAATAGAAACCAGATCCCCGCCATCATCAATGATAAGATCCGGCTTTGTTTCAAGCGCTTTGATCAACAGTTCCTTGTACTCTTCCGGACTCGGGTTGTACTTGGCAAATACGGTAATGCCGTCTTCTACCAATGCCGCACAGACATCATCTTGCGTAGAAAGTGGATTACTGCCAGTAATCGTAACTTCTGCGCCGCCCGCTTTCACAACTTTAGCCAAATAAGCCGTCTTCGCTTCTAAATGCAGAGAAATAGCTACTTTCAGACCTTTAAAAGGTTGTTCTTTCTCGAATTGCTCGCGAATACGATTCAAAACAGGCATATGCGCCTGTACCCAATCAATTTTCAAATGACCTTCTGGCGCTAACGCCATATCAGTTACAATGCTTTTTGCTACGGTTGTCATGTATGTTTCCTCCTATAAATAATAAACGCGATGCAAGCCATCTACAGGTATTGAAGTCTCCACTAAATCACGAAGCCAATCATTCCCATATCGATTCATATAAGCACACCCATTATACACTCTTTCTTGCGGCTTTGCTAACGGAAAGATCGTAAGTCGAATTCGTTCCAACTGTCTCAGCGCGGCGTCAAATTGTGTTTTGTACGCATCACCAGCTTTATTTTGCAAATAGTCGATTTGCTCAAGTATTTTTAGCAGATTCGTATCCCCCAGCTTTTTGACACCGGGATTAATAACAGCTAACGACTCGACTATTGGCGCATAACTATCACGGAAATCCTTTTTCACAGCATCGAAACGCTCGTTCAATTGCAAAGTATCCTGTGCATCCAACCACGCCTGTTTCTTTTCCTCAAAACGCTCAAGCACGTCCTCTAATGCAAAATCGTACTTATTCATTTGCTTCTGAACCGTACCTTCAATGAGGGTGAATTCTAAACGCGGCACGATGATCGGCATTTTCATTCCAAATTGCTCAAAAGCCTGTTTCGTCAAAGCCCAGTAAGCAATTTCACCTGGCCCCAACACCGTCGCGAGAACAGGGAACAGAAATTCTTGCATCAAAGGGCGCGACATAACGTTGTTGCTCAGTTGTTCCGGCGTAGTCACCGCGATATCATGCAGCTGTTCTTTGGTATACTGAAAGTCATTCTTCTTATCGGTAAAAAACTCTCCTTCACGTCGCAAGAGCAGACGCTGTCCTCCGGCAAACACGAAAATATTGGCTCCGTCCTCCGCAACATCTGCCTGAACTTGATAGCCAGCCTGCTTGACCTCGTCTTGACTTTTCAGCAGCGAAGCTGTCAATGCTTCATTCTGAAGAACAATTTGTTCGAACATGGACGATTCCAACGCGCGCAGCGCCGGCTCATCCGAATCGATAAGGACAAGTCCGTATTCACCAAAAATAACTGCCATCCAGCGCGCAAAGGCATCGGACAAAGAGGCTCCGCCTACCGCAGCCTGTTCCAGCTTGGCCAGCAAGGACGCTTTGAACTCTGTATCCATGAGGGATTGATCCAAGGCTTCCAGCGCTTCTCTCCACGTTTCAGGAGCAATAGGCAGCTTACTGACCGATGTGCGAATCCCTGTGGGATGATCGATCTTGATTTTGTCAATCTGCTGCGCTTGTGTCAGTGTATATATATGGTTTACCTCATCAAAATCATGGTCTTCGCCAGCAATCCAGAAAACAGGAACTACCGGCCTTGCCAATTTGGCACTCCACTGACGAGCCGATTGAATCAGGGTTATCGCTTTATACAATACCAGGAGCGAACCGCCAAACAATCCCGCTTGCTGTCCGCCAACGACGGCCAACGCTTTTTTATCAGAAAGAGCGGCAACTTGATCCAGCGCAGCCTGCGAATTGCCAATACGTTCATTGTAGGCTTGCAAAACTCCAACCAATTGGCCACGATCAGCGATTAATGGATGATTGCCTCTCTCCAGCCACTGTACACGGGACTGCCAGTCATCTGTGTTCCCGAAATGATAGGGAAATAACGTTTGTGCTTGATCAGCTTGAACGATGTAGTCCTCAGCCAGAATCTGATTTTTCTTCCAATGAAAAGTTTCCATTTGCATATGCGACTTGTGTCTCCTTTTCACAACAAATAAAACAACTATGTTCTGATTGTACACGTAAGGCCAGCAATCGTCAAAACTGTATTTTAAATAATTACAATTGATCAGCGATACGCTAAAAAGCCGCCCCTAATGGGACGGCCAGCAAACATTTAATACAGATGGCAAGCTACAAAATGGTTCGGTTCCACTTCTTTGCTAGGCGGCATCGAATCTGCGCACTTCGCCATCGCTTGCGGACAGCGCGTACGGAATGGACAGCCGCTAGGCGGGTTCAACGGACTCGGAACATCACCTTGAAGGATGATGCGCTCACGCGTACGCTCAATTTCCGGATCTGGAATCGGAATCGCAGACAGCAACGACTGCGTATAAGGATGCAGCGGTTTGGCATAAAGATCATCCGAAGTTGTTACTTCAACCAAATTGCCCAAATACATAACGCCAATGCGGTCGGAAATATGCTTGACCATCGCCAAGTCATGCGCAATGAATAAATACGTCAAACCCATTTCTTTTTGCAGACGTTTGAACAAATTGACCACTTGTGCTTGAACCGAAACGTCCAATGCCGAGATCGGCTCATCCGCAATAATAAACTTAGGTTCAATCGCAAGCGCGCGGGCAATCCCGATACGTTGGCGTTGGCCGCCGGAGAACTCATGCGGAAAGCGGTTCGCGTGCTCATCATTCAGACCTACCGCGCGCAGCAGTTCCATCACGCGTTCTTTGCGTTTGGCCCCTTTGTAGAGACCATGGATGTCGATACCCTCGGCAATGATGTTGCCTACCGTCATACGCGGGTTCAAGGAAGCGTAAGGATCCTGGAATACCATTTGCATATTGCGGTTAAAATCCTTTAACTTCTTGCCCTTCATCTTATGAACGTTCTCGCCGTCGAAGATGACTTCGCCTTCGGTAGCGTCATAGAGATTGATAATCGTCCGGCCAGCGGTAGATTTCCCACAGCCGGATTCCCCTACAAGACCAAACGTTTCA
Above is a genomic segment from Paenibacillus sp. HWE-109 containing:
- the bshC gene encoding bacillithiol biosynthesis cysteine-adding enzyme BshC produces the protein MQMETFHWKKNQILAEDYIVQADQAQTLFPYHFGNTDDWQSRVQWLERGNHPLIADRGQLVGVLQAYNERIGNSQAALDQVAALSDKKALAVVGGQQAGLFGGSLLVLYKAITLIQSARQWSAKLARPVVPVFWIAGEDHDFDEVNHIYTLTQAQQIDKIKIDHPTGIRTSVSKLPIAPETWREALEALDQSLMDTEFKASLLAKLEQAAVGGASLSDAFARWMAVIFGEYGLVLIDSDEPALRALESSMFEQIVLQNEALTASLLKSQDEVKQAGYQVQADVAEDGANIFVFAGGQRLLLRREGEFFTDKKNDFQYTKEQLHDIAVTTPEQLSNNVMSRPLMQEFLFPVLATVLGPGEIAYWALTKQAFEQFGMKMPIIVPRLEFTLIEGTVQKQMNKYDFALEDVLERFEEKKQAWLDAQDTLQLNERFDAVKKDFRDSYAPIVESLAVINPGVKKLGDTNLLKILEQIDYLQNKAGDAYKTQFDAALRQLERIRLTIFPLAKPQERVYNGCAYMNRYGNDWLRDLVETSIPVDGLHRVYYL
- a CDS encoding ABC transporter ATP-binding protein; this translates as MSNKPILQIRNMKKHFNLGNGKILKAVDNFSIEINRGETFGLVGESGCGKSTAGRTIINLYDATEGEVIFDGENVHKMKGKKLKDFNRNMQMVFQDPYASLNPRMTVGNIIAEGIDIHGLYKGAKRKERVMELLRAVGLNDEHANRFPHEFSGGQRQRIGIARALAIEPKFIIADEPISALDVSVQAQVVNLFKRLQKEMGLTYLFIAHDLAMVKHISDRIGVMYLGNLVEVTTSDDLYAKPLHPYTQSLLSAIPIPDPEIERTRERIILQGDVPSPLNPPSGCPFRTRCPQAMAKCADSMPPSKEVEPNHFVACHLY
- a CDS encoding adenosylhomocysteinase, which translates into the protein MTTVAKSIVTDMALAPEGHLKIDWVQAHMPVLNRIREQFEKEQPFKGLKVAISLHLEAKTAYLAKVVKAGGAEVTITGSNPLSTQDDVCAALVEDGITVFAKYNPSPEEYKELLIKALETKPDLIIDDGGDLVSILHSERKDLAVQVRGGAEETTTGILRLKAMEKEGKLEFPMVAVNDAFCKYLFDNRYGTGQSVWDGINRTTNLVVAGKTVVVVGYGWCGKGVAMRAKGLGANVIVTEIDAIKGVEAYMDGFAVMPMLEAAKLGDFFVTVTGNRDVIRGEHYKVMKDGAILSNAGHFDVEVNKPELEAMSSSKRTVRRNIEEYQLTDGRKVYILAEGRLVNLAAGDGHPAEIMDMTFALQAMSLKYVNDEYEKLGKTVVNVPYVLDEQVARFKLESLGTSIDFLTEEQKMYLDSWAEH
- a CDS encoding DUF4349 domain-containing protein; protein product: MGVFKRKASKDLKQSVTRGRVGKGLTVLIATAVLLAALLAGCSSAKDSSKSSSASEMKNDAMADSMQLSVTKQSDAKAAGAPAAQAAASTQKEGEKSSADTAPGGSKSSAITVMPATGSDEAAGFNRKLIYRANLVMPVEDYSKSQTALRDLVALSGAYILQFSENANTGERGGTYTIKVAANGFVSLLDGLEKMSPSLQRSVQGQDVTEQYVDLSSRLKAKQLVETRLLSFMEKAVKTDDLLAFSNELSKVQETIEQIKGQMRYLDQNVAFSTIELRMYQQTGNKPLLSDPNKSTLEERIQKAWNSSLNVLVAVMQGILVFLAAAFPVIVIGLIIGGPIWAYRRKRNKQLVAMRNELKAQNASLNALDDEQQATKDIE